The following nucleotide sequence is from Streptomyces brevispora.
CGGCGAAGAACTCGGCCTTCGACTCGCGCAGCGCGAAGCCGATCTCGCGGTCGCGGTAGAAGGGGATGAGGGGCGTCTGCACCGCCCCGATCCGGGCCAGCGCGAAGGACAGCAGCGCCGTCTCCAGTCGGGTCGGCAGCTGCCAGGCGACCACGCTTCCCGGCCGCACCCCCATCCCGTACAGACCGGCCGCCACCCGCTCGCCGCGGGCCCTGAGCTGGCCGAAGGTGAGCGCGCGGTCGTCCTGGATCAGGAAGGGCCGGTCCGGTGTCAGGGCGGCCCGGCGTTCGATGAGCTCCCAGAAGGTGCCCGATGTTCCCAGGGCATGTGCGGTCTCGTTCACGGCGAACCCCTCACAGCTGACGGGTAGTCAGATCGTGCGGAGAGCGTAGAGCGCTGCGCCTTGTCGGTCCAGTGGTGCGGGGCTAGCCTGAGGGCGACGTCAATCTGACGGGTCATCAGAAAAGCGCGCCGAAGGGGACACCATGACGGAACTGCCTCGGATCGTCAGCGTCGACGACCATGTGATCGAACCGCCGCACCTCTTCTCCACCTGGCTCCCGGCCAAGTACCGGGAGCGCGGCCCGCAGCCGCTGACGGCGGGCATCGGCGAGCTGGCGTACACCGGCGGCAAGTACGTCATCACGATGGATCCCGACGGCCCGCCCACCGACTGGTGGATCTACGAGGACCTCAAGTTCCCGTACAAGCGGAACATCGCCGCCGTGGGCTTCGACCGCGACCACATGACGCTGGAGGGGATCACCCGCGCGGAGATGCGGCCCGGCTGCTGGGACCCCGCGGAGCGGCTGAAGGACATGGACATCAACCATGTCGAGGCGAGCCTCTGCTTCCCCACCTTCCCGCGGTTCTGCGGGCAGACGTTCGCGGAGGCGCACGACAAGGAGGTCGCGCTCGCGTGCGTCCGCGCCTACAACGACTGGATGGTGGAGGAGTGGTGCGGTGACAGCGGCGGCCGGCTGATCCCGCTCTGCATCATCCCGCTCTGGGACATCGACCTGGCGGTCGCGGAGATCAGGCGGAACGCGGCCCGCGGGGTGCGGGCGGTGACCTTCTCCGAGATCCCCACCCACCTCGGTCTGCCGTCGATCCACACCGGCTACTGGGACCCGTTCTTCGCCGTCTGCCAGGAGACCGGCACGGTCGTGAACATGCACATCGGGTCCAGTTCGCAGATGCCCGCCGCATCCCCCGACGCCCCGCCCGCCGTACAGGCCTCGCTCTCCTTCAACAACGCGATGGCCTCGATGATGGACTTCCTCTTCAGCGGCGTCCTGGTGAAGTTCCCGCAGCTCAAGCTCGCCTACAGCGAGGGCCAGATGGGCTGGATCCCCTACGCCCTGGAGCGCGCCGACGACGTCTGGGAGGAGCACCGGGCCTGGGGCGGCGTCCGCGATCTGATCCCCGAGCCGCCGTCGACGTACTACTACCGGCAGATGTTCTGCTGCTTCTTCCGCGACAAGCACGGCGTCGCCTCGCTCGACGTCGTCGGCCGGGACAACGCCACCTTCGAGACCGACTACCCGCACGTCGACTCGACCTTCCCGAACACCAAGGAGGTCGCCCTCGACCACGTCAAGGGACTGGACGACGAGACCGTCTACAAACTGATGCGCGGAAACGCGATCAGGATGCTCGGCCTGGACCTCGACAAGTAGGCCCACGATGGACCTCGCGTACACGGATGAGGAGGAGGAGTTCCGGGCCCGGCTGCGGGAGTGGCTGACCTCGGTGCTCCCCGGGCTGCCCGAAAAGCCGGACCCCGGCGACTGGCCGGGACGGCGGGCCTACGACACCGGCTGGCAGCGCCTGCTGCACGACGCCGGCTACGCGGGCCTGAACTGGCCCGCCGACGCGGGCGGCCGGGGCGCCACCCCGACCCAGCACCTGATCTTCCTGGAGGAGACGGAGCGGGCCGGTGCGCCCTACGTCGGGGCGAACTTCGTCGGGCTGCTGCACGCCGGGCCCACCATCGCCGCCGAGGGCACCGCCGCGCAGCGGGCCCGCTGGCTGCCGCCGGTGCTGCGCGGCGACGAGATCTGGTGCCAGGGGTTCAGCGAGCCGGACGCGGGCTCGGACCTGGCCTCGCTGCGGACCCGGGCGGTGCGCGACGGCGACGACTACGTGGTGAGCGGCCAGAAGATCTGGACCTCGCACGCGGAGGTCGCCGACTGGTGCGAGCTGCTGGTGCGCACGGACCCGGCCGCGCCCAAGCACCGCGGGATCAGCTGGCTGGCGATGCGGATGGACGCCCCCGGCGTCACCGTCCGGCCGCTGCGCACGCTCGCCGGGTCCACCGAGTTCGCCGAGATGTTCCTGGACGAGGTCCGGGTGCCCGTCTCGCACCGCGTCGGGGCGGAGAACGACGGCTGGCGGGTCACCATGGTCACGCTCTCCTTCGAACGCGGCACGGCCTTCGTCGGCGAGGTCGTCGCCTGCCGCCGCACCCTGGACGCCCTGGCGGCCGAGGCCCGGCACAACGGGCGGTGGGACGATACGGTCCTGCGCCGCAGGCTGGGCAGGCTCAACGCCGAGTTCCGGGCGCTGTGGCGGCTCACCCAGTGGAACGTCAGCGAGGCACAGAGCACCGGCGGCGTCCCCGGCACCGGCGGCTCGGTCTTCAAGCTGCGCTACTCGCACGCCCGCCAGGAGCTCTACGAGGCGGCGGCCGAGGTGCTCGGCGCGGGCGACGCCCTCGACCTGGACCGGGAATGGGTGCTGGACCGGCTCTCCTCCCTCTCGTACACGATCGCGGCCGGCACCTCGCAGATCCAGCGCAACATCGTCGCCGAGCGGATCCTCGGCCTGCCGAAGGGGCGGTGAGCGGACAGTGGACTTCCGGCTTACGGAGGACCAGCGGGCCCTGCGGGCGGGAATCCGGGAGCTGCTCGCCGGCCGGTTCGACAGGGACCGGATGCGGGCCGCGCTCGACGGCGGCGGGGACATCGGCCGTGAGCTGTGGCGGGAGCTCGGCACGGCCGGGCTCTTCGCGCTGCGGCTCCCCGAGACGGCGGGCGGGGTCGGACTCGGCCTGCCCGAATCCGTACTCGCGTTCGATGAGATCGGGCGGGCCCTCCTGCCCGGCCCGCTGGCCGCCACCCAGCTGGCCGCCGGCGTCGTGAAAGGGGCGGCGGAGGGCGAGGCCGTGGTGGCGCTGGCGGAGGCCGGACGGCCCGTGGGGCACCTGGCGCAGGCCGACGCGCTGCTCGTCCTGGACGGGGACCGGGCGCGGCTGCTGACCGGCGGGGTGCTGCGGCAGGTCGCGGGGGAGGCCCGGCCCGTACGGTCGCTCGATCCCGGCACACCCCTGTGGCGGGTGCCGGACCTGGCCGCGTACGACGGCGAACCGCTGCCGAACGGGGCGAGGGTGCGCCGCGAGGGCGCGCTGCTGACCGCCGCCGAACAGCTCGGCAGCGCCGCCCGCAGCCTGGAGTCGGCGGTTCAACACGCCGGTCAGCGCGAACAGTTCGGAACGCCGATCGGGGCCTTCCAGGCGGTCAAGCATCTGTGCGCCGGAATGCTGGTACGCGCCGAGACGGCCCGTACCGCCGTCTACGCGGCCGCCGTGACGGCGGACCCGGTGGAGATCGCCGGGGCCAAGCTGCTCGCCGACGACGCGGCCGTCGGCAACGCCCGCGACTGTCTCCAGGTGCACGGCGGCATGGGCTTCACCTGGGAGGCAGATGTCCATCTGCACCTGAAGCGGGCCTGGCTGCGGGCCGGGCAGTGGCTGACGGCGGCGGACGCGCAGGAGGCGCTGGCCGCCGATCTGGCCTGAGCGGGGGCGGCCGGGTGCCCGGTGCACGCACGTGACGGGACCGACCCCTGAGGTTCACGCTACGGAGTGACGCAGTGCAGTCGGTAAGTGCTGATACCGGCTTGTGTCCTTTGCGTGATTGGTCACGGCGTGGAGTCGGCGCCGGGCTCGGGTACGCTCCGTTGGATGCGAGTGGTTCTGGAACCTGGCGATCCGGATGTGGCCTGTGTGGCTGCTCCGGCCCGCGAGAGGCGCCCTGCCCGTGATCCACACAGAGGGGCCGGGCCTGCCGGGGAAACGATTCCCGGGGTCTCCGGGCGCCTCTGTTCGACTCTCCGCAACGTGCGTCGCACAGTATGCACTACGCGTACTCCTTCGCGCTGGAATATGCCCGAAGCGCTTGTTGCGGTGACTGTACGTCAACCATGCTGTCTCGTAAGGGAATCACGTTCCGTGACCCTGAGGAGGCGCGAGGCGATGTGTCCGCCGGTTCGGATGGTGTGAGCGGTGCAGGGGCTTCAGGTTCAGCTGGAGGTCGGGGCCGACCCCGCGGAGGTCGGGCGGGCGCGCAGATGGGCGCGTTCGAGGCTGGTCGGGTCCGGGATACGAGACGACGAGCCGTTGGCCGAGACGCTCATCCTGCTGATCTCGGAGCTGGTCACCAACGCGGTCGTGCACACCGGCTGTCCGGCCGTGCTGCGCATGCTGTTCGGCTTGCCGGGGGCGCAGGGGGACGCCGGGACCGTACGGGTCGAGGTGGCCGACACCAGCTGCCGCCCGCCGCAGCAGCGGCACGCGGAGGGCGAGGACACCGGCGGCCGGGGCCTGGAGCTGGTCGACGGCCTGGCCGACCGCTGGGGCTGGCAGCCGGAAGGCGCCGGCAAGCGCATCTGGTGCGAGGTGGACCGGGGCATCCCGCTGATCCAGGTACAGATGCAGCCCTGCGCCCGCGGGACGGGCGTGCAGAGTCCGTTGCCGGGTCCCATGCAGACCGCCGCGCCGGGTTCCGTTCAGAACACAGCGCCGGGTTCCGTCCAGAGTGCCGTGCCGGGTTCCGTCCAGGGCGCCGCGCAGTACGGCACCGGCACCGGCTGCGTTGACGCCGGCAGGCCCGAGCCGGGCGCCGCGTACGAGCCGTCGCACGCGGTCACCCGTCGCGCGTAGGCCCGTCAGGGGCACTGTTCTCGTCGGTGCGGGGCACGACCCTGCGCCGATTCGGCTGCGCGGTGGCCGCTCAGAAGACCGCGACCGGGGCGACCGGTGTGCCGGTGGCGCCCACGAATGGCTCCGGCATGGCCGAGAGCAGGAAGCCGTAGCGGCTCGACTCCGCACAGAGGGTGGACAGCCCTTCCAGATTCCAGTTCTGGCCCTGCAGCATGCCCATCTCGACCAGATCCAGCGCATGCACCCCCAGCCACAGGTCCTCGATCTCCGGCGGGAAGATCTCGAAGGTCAGCGTGTCATTGGCGACCGCGGCCACGTCCCGGGCCCGGAACCACTCGGGCGTCCGGATCGACAGACCCGGTGACGGATAGCCGTACGCGTTCTTGTCCCCGGCCAGATAGACCTGCACCTGCCCGGTCCGTACGAGCACGATGTCACCGGCCCGCACCCGGACCCCGGCCAGCTCCTCGGCCGCGTCCAGGTCCTCGGGGGTGACCGCGTGGCCGCCGGGCAGCCGGTCCAGCCCGTGGGCGCGGGCCACGTCGAGCAGCACCCCGCGCGAGACGAGGTGCGGGGCCTTGTCGATTCCGCTGAACCGTGCGCCGTCGTGCGCGGTGATGGTGGCGGCCGGGCGGCCGTTGTAGATCTTCCCCGAGTGCGAGGCGTGCGTGAGCGCGTCCCAGTGGGTGGCGGTCTGCAGGCTCAGGACCGCGGTGTCGTCGCTGGTGGCGACGGTGCCGGGGCCGAACAGCTCCTGATTGATCTGGACCATGGTGTGCAGCGGATTGATCCGTCCCGGGATCAGCCCGCTCTGTACGCCGTCCTGCTGGAGCGGCAGCGCGAGCGGCACCCGCTGCCCGGTGCGGACGGTGGCCGCCGCCTCCCGGACGACCTCGTCGGTGATCAGGTTGAGCGTCCCGATCTCGTCGTCCGCGCCCCAGCGGCCCCAGTTGTTCACGCGCTTGGCGATGTCGTGGAACTCGTCCGGCAGTGACATGGAGCCTCCTGGGGCTTGTGCCGGTGGACCTGATGACCCATAGAATCTAACGGTCCGTCAGAAACCGCGGGAAGGGGCCGGGCATGGGGAACTTCTTGGCAGGCAAGGTGGTGGCCGTCACGGGCGCCGGGCGCGGGATCGGCCGGGCCGTCGCGCTCGCCGCCGCGGCCGAGGGGGCGAGGGTCGTCGTCAACGACTACGGCGTCTCCATCGAGGGCGGCGAACCCGCCAGCGAGATAGCCGAGTCCGTCGTCAAGGAGATCGTGGCGGCGGGCGGCGAGGCGGTCGCGGTGGCGGACGACATCTCCACCATGGCGGGCGGGCAACGGGTCGTGGACACCGCGCTGGAGCACTTCGGGCGCATCGACGGGGTGGTCTGCGTGGCCGGCATCCTGCGCGAACGGATGCTGTTCAACATGTCCGAGGAGGAGTGGGACCCGGTGGTCGCCACCCACCTCAAGGGCACGTTCACCGTCTTCCGGGCCGCGTCGGCGGTGATGCGCAAGCAGGAGGGCGCCGGCACGCTGATCGGCTTCACCAGCGGCAACCACCAGGGGAGCGTGGCCCAGGCGAACTACAGTGCGGCGAAGGGCGGCATCATCTCGCTGGTCCGCAGCGCGGCGCTGGGCATGCACAAGTACGGCGTCACGGCCAACGCGGTCGCGCCGGTGGCGCGTACCCGGATGTCCGCCAATGTCCCCATGGAGCTCATGGAGATCGGCGAGCCGGAGGACGTGGCGCCGCTCGTCGTCTACCTGCTCAGCGAGCGGGCCCGCGCGGAGAAGATCACCGGTCAGGTGTACACGATCGCGGGCCCGAAGATCGCGGTCTGGGCCCAGCCGAGGGAGCTGCGCGCGGGGTACGCGGAGGGGGCGGCGTGGACACCGGAACGCATCGCGGACTTCCTGCCGGGGACGGTGGGGACGGACCCGATGCCGATGCTGGCGCAGCTGGAGGCGATGGCGGAGGCGGCGAGGGCCGCGAAGCGGCCGAACGCGTGAGCGGTGCGGTGTGCTGTGGTGCGGTGTGGTGCGGTGTGCTGCGGTGCGGGGCGGTGCGCGTGTTCGGTCCCGTCGGCGTTTTGGGGTGTGCGGGGTCGGGGCGGGGCCACCCGGTTGCCGGGCGCGCGGGTTCGTCGCCGGGGCGCTGCCCCGGACCCCGGTCCTCAATCGCCGGGCGCGCGGGTTCGTCGCCGGGGCGCTGCCCCGGACCCCGGTCCTCAATCGCCGGACGGGCTTGAAGTGGGCGCTGGTTCTGGATGGGCGCTCGGGCTTGAAGTGGGCCCCGGTCCCGGAAGGGTGCACGGGCTTGAAGTGGGCGGCCCCATGCGCGCCCCGTATCGAAAGGACGCAGCGTGGACTTCACCTTCGGCCCCGACGACGCCACGTTCCGCGAGGAAGCCCGCACCTGGCTGGAGGCCCACCTCGTCGGCGAGTACGCGGCGGCCACCGGCATCGGCGGTCCGGGCAGCGAACACGAGGGTGTCGCGGTCCGGCGTGCCTGGGAGCGTGAACTCGGCCGCGGCGGCTGGATCGGCATCGGCTGGGAGGACGGAGACGAGGCGGACGGCGACGAGGCGGACACCGGCCAGGCGCGCCGCGGCCGCCGGGCCACCCTCACCCAGCAGGTCGTCTGGGCCGAGGAGTACGCCCGCCTCCGGGCCCCCGCCCGCGTCGGCCACATCGGCGAGAACCTGCTCGCCCCCACCCTCATCGCGTACGGAAGCCAGGAGCAGCGGCGCCGCTTCCTGCCGCCCATCGCGCGCGGCGAGGCCCTGTGGTGCCAGGGGTACAGCGAGCCGGGCGCCGGATCGGACCTCGCCGGGGTGCGGACGGCCGCCGTACGTGATCCGGAGCACGGCGGGTATCGCGTAACGGGTCAGAAGATCTGGACCTCGCTCGCCCGGGACGCCGACTGGTGCTTCGTCCTGGCCCGCACCGAGCCCGGTTCGCGGCGCCACCACGGGCTGTCGTTCCTCCTGGTCGCGATGGACCAGCCGGGCCGGATCGAGGTGCGGCCGATCCGCCAGATGTCGGGGACCAGCGAGTTCAACGAGGTCTTCCTCGACGGGGCGCACGCCGAGGAGGTGGTCGGCGGCGAGGGCAACGGCTGGGCCGTCGCCATGGGCCTGCTGGCCCTGGAGCGCGGCGTCTCCACGCTCGTCCAGCAGATCGGGTTCGCCGCGGAGCTGGACCGCGTGGTCCGGGTCGCCGTCGACAGCGGCGCCACCGACGACCCGGTCCTGCGCGAACGGCTCGTCCGCCAGTGGGCCGAACTGAGGACGATGCGCTGGAACGCCCTGCGCACCCTCGGCACCACCACCGGCACCGACAACGGCGCACCCAGCGTCGCGAAACTGCTCTGGGGCGGCTGGCACAAGCGCCTGGGCGAACTGGCCGTGGAGATCAGGGGTGCGGCCGGAGCCATCGGCCCGCACGACTGGTCGCCCGGCTCACCGTACGAACTCGACGAGGCACAGCGCCTGTTCCTGTTCACCCGGTCCGACACCATTTACGGCGGCTCGGACGAGATCCAGCGGAACATCATCGCCGAGCGCGTGCTCGGCCTACCGAGGGAGCCGAGATGAGAGGCGTCGTCTTCGACGGCAAGCGGACCGAGGTCGTCGACGATCTGGAGATACGTGATCCGGGTCCCGGGGAGGTACTGGTCGCGGTGGCCGCCGCCGGCCTCTGCCACAGCGACCTGTCGGTGATCGACGGGACGATTCCGTTCCCGCTGCCGGCGGTGCTGGGGCACGAGGGCGCGGGCGTGGTCGAGGCGGTCGGCGCCGGCGTGAGCCATGTGACGCCCGGTGATCATGTGTCGCTGTCCACGCTGGCGAGCTGCGGGGCGTGCGCCCAGTGCGACCGGGGCCGGCCGACGATGTGCCGCAAGGCGATCGGGATGCCGGGGCAGCCGTTCTCGCGGGGCGGGAAACCGCTGTACCAGTTCGCGTCCAACTCGGCGTTCGCCGAACGGACCCTGGTCAAGGCCGTGCAGGCGGTGAAGATCCCCGCGGACCTGCCCCTGACTTCGGCGGCCCTGATCGGCTGCGGGGTGCTGACGGGAGTCGGAGCCGTACTGAACCGGGCCAAGGTCGACCGCGGTGAGAGTGTCGTCGTGATCGGCACCGGCGGCATCGGGCTCAACGTGATCCAGGGCGCGCGGATCGCCGGTGCGCTGACGATCGTCGCCGTCGACTCCAACCCGGAGAAGGAGGCGGTGGCCCGGCAGTTCGGCGCCACCCACTTCCTGACTACGGCAGATGGCGTCCGGGAGATCCTGCCGCACGGCGCCGACCACGCCTTCGAGTGCGTGGGCCGCACCGAACTGATCCGCACCGCGATCGACCTGCTCGACCGGCACGGCCAGGCGATCCTGCTGGGCGTGCCGGCCGCGAGGGCCGAGGCGTCGTTCCTCGTCTCGTCGATGTACCTGGACAAGTCGATCCTGGGCTGCCGCTACGGCTCCTCGCGCCCGCAGCGGGACATCGCCCTGTACGCGGACCTGTACCGGGAGGGCCGGCTGCTGCTGGACGAACTCGTCACCGAGACCTACCCGGTGGAGGACTTCGCCAAGGCCGCGGACGACGCGCACCACGGACGGGTGGCGCGGGGGGTGCTGGTGTTCTGAGGGGCTGGGCTGCGGTTGGCGGCCTCCGGCCTCGCGAGACGGTGGAGTCTCGCCCGACCGGGCCGGGACGGGCCTGCCCGCGCGCGACGACGT
It contains:
- a CDS encoding SDR family oxidoreductase, with translation MGNFLAGKVVAVTGAGRGIGRAVALAAAAEGARVVVNDYGVSIEGGEPASEIAESVVKEIVAAGGEAVAVADDISTMAGGQRVVDTALEHFGRIDGVVCVAGILRERMLFNMSEEEWDPVVATHLKGTFTVFRAASAVMRKQEGAGTLIGFTSGNHQGSVAQANYSAAKGGIISLVRSAALGMHKYGVTANAVAPVARTRMSANVPMELMEIGEPEDVAPLVVYLLSERARAEKITGQVYTIAGPKIAVWAQPRELRAGYAEGAAWTPERIADFLPGTVGTDPMPMLAQLEAMAEAARAAKRPNA
- a CDS encoding acyl-CoA dehydrogenase family protein, with amino-acid sequence MDFRLTEDQRALRAGIRELLAGRFDRDRMRAALDGGGDIGRELWRELGTAGLFALRLPETAGGVGLGLPESVLAFDEIGRALLPGPLAATQLAAGVVKGAAEGEAVVALAEAGRPVGHLAQADALLVLDGDRARLLTGGVLRQVAGEARPVRSLDPGTPLWRVPDLAAYDGEPLPNGARVRREGALLTAAEQLGSAARSLESAVQHAGQREQFGTPIGAFQAVKHLCAGMLVRAETARTAVYAAAVTADPVEIAGAKLLADDAAVGNARDCLQVHGGMGFTWEADVHLHLKRAWLRAGQWLTAADAQEALAADLA
- a CDS encoding Zn-dependent alcohol dehydrogenase, yielding MRGVVFDGKRTEVVDDLEIRDPGPGEVLVAVAAAGLCHSDLSVIDGTIPFPLPAVLGHEGAGVVEAVGAGVSHVTPGDHVSLSTLASCGACAQCDRGRPTMCRKAIGMPGQPFSRGGKPLYQFASNSAFAERTLVKAVQAVKIPADLPLTSAALIGCGVLTGVGAVLNRAKVDRGESVVVIGTGGIGLNVIQGARIAGALTIVAVDSNPEKEAVARQFGATHFLTTADGVREILPHGADHAFECVGRTELIRTAIDLLDRHGQAILLGVPAARAEASFLVSSMYLDKSILGCRYGSSRPQRDIALYADLYREGRLLLDELVTETYPVEDFAKAADDAHHGRVARGVLVF
- a CDS encoding acyl-CoA dehydrogenase family protein, giving the protein MDFTFGPDDATFREEARTWLEAHLVGEYAAATGIGGPGSEHEGVAVRRAWERELGRGGWIGIGWEDGDEADGDEADTGQARRGRRATLTQQVVWAEEYARLRAPARVGHIGENLLAPTLIAYGSQEQRRRFLPPIARGEALWCQGYSEPGAGSDLAGVRTAAVRDPEHGGYRVTGQKIWTSLARDADWCFVLARTEPGSRRHHGLSFLLVAMDQPGRIEVRPIRQMSGTSEFNEVFLDGAHAEEVVGGEGNGWAVAMGLLALERGVSTLVQQIGFAAELDRVVRVAVDSGATDDPVLRERLVRQWAELRTMRWNALRTLGTTTGTDNGAPSVAKLLWGGWHKRLGELAVEIRGAAGAIGPHDWSPGSPYELDEAQRLFLFTRSDTIYGGSDEIQRNIIAERVLGLPREPR
- a CDS encoding amidohydrolase family protein, translated to MTELPRIVSVDDHVIEPPHLFSTWLPAKYRERGPQPLTAGIGELAYTGGKYVITMDPDGPPTDWWIYEDLKFPYKRNIAAVGFDRDHMTLEGITRAEMRPGCWDPAERLKDMDINHVEASLCFPTFPRFCGQTFAEAHDKEVALACVRAYNDWMVEEWCGDSGGRLIPLCIIPLWDIDLAVAEIRRNAARGVRAVTFSEIPTHLGLPSIHTGYWDPFFAVCQETGTVVNMHIGSSSQMPAASPDAPPAVQASLSFNNAMASMMDFLFSGVLVKFPQLKLAYSEGQMGWIPYALERADDVWEEHRAWGGVRDLIPEPPSTYYYRQMFCCFFRDKHGVASLDVVGRDNATFETDYPHVDSTFPNTKEVALDHVKGLDDETVYKLMRGNAIRMLGLDLDK
- a CDS encoding acyl-CoA dehydrogenase, translated to MDLAYTDEEEEFRARLREWLTSVLPGLPEKPDPGDWPGRRAYDTGWQRLLHDAGYAGLNWPADAGGRGATPTQHLIFLEETERAGAPYVGANFVGLLHAGPTIAAEGTAAQRARWLPPVLRGDEIWCQGFSEPDAGSDLASLRTRAVRDGDDYVVSGQKIWTSHAEVADWCELLVRTDPAAPKHRGISWLAMRMDAPGVTVRPLRTLAGSTEFAEMFLDEVRVPVSHRVGAENDGWRVTMVTLSFERGTAFVGEVVACRRTLDALAAEARHNGRWDDTVLRRRLGRLNAEFRALWRLTQWNVSEAQSTGGVPGTGGSVFKLRYSHARQELYEAAAEVLGAGDALDLDREWVLDRLSSLSYTIAAGTSQIQRNIVAERILGLPKGR
- a CDS encoding cyclase family protein, which gives rise to MSLPDEFHDIAKRVNNWGRWGADDEIGTLNLITDEVVREAAATVRTGQRVPLALPLQQDGVQSGLIPGRINPLHTMVQINQELFGPGTVATSDDTAVLSLQTATHWDALTHASHSGKIYNGRPAATITAHDGARFSGIDKAPHLVSRGVLLDVARAHGLDRLPGGHAVTPEDLDAAEELAGVRVRAGDIVLVRTGQVQVYLAGDKNAYGYPSPGLSIRTPEWFRARDVAAVANDTLTFEIFPPEIEDLWLGVHALDLVEMGMLQGQNWNLEGLSTLCAESSRYGFLLSAMPEPFVGATGTPVAPVAVF